A single region of the Acuticoccus sediminis genome encodes:
- a CDS encoding TRAP transporter substrate-binding protein → MKKLLLAGVALGMMLAPASAQTVLKLGHVGEPGSLYDVTGEAFAECVGESGKAEVQIFGSSQLGNDEDMLQKLKLGQLAFSIPSSIMSSVSDTFGVFEMPYIVKSRDHMRKIRDDAGDLFRDAARKQGYEIIGFWENGFRNVTNNIRPVNVPSDLEGIKLRTPKGQWRVKMFQAYGANPTPMAFSEVFTALKTGVIDGQENPLIQIWAGKFQEVQKYLSMTGHVYSPAYLATSSRNWKKWDDDLKAVISDCALKASDFAYEHGAKVDAEFIAKFEEAGVEVNEADKQAFIDASGPIYEEFGQQVEGGADLIKKIQSLDSGAS, encoded by the coding sequence ATGAAGAAGCTCCTACTCGCCGGGGTGGCGCTCGGCATGATGCTGGCGCCCGCCAGCGCACAGACCGTCCTGAAGCTCGGCCACGTCGGCGAGCCCGGCTCGCTCTACGACGTGACGGGCGAGGCATTCGCCGAATGCGTCGGTGAGTCCGGCAAGGCCGAAGTGCAGATCTTCGGCTCCTCGCAGCTCGGCAACGACGAGGACATGCTGCAGAAGCTGAAGCTCGGCCAGCTCGCCTTCTCGATCCCGTCCTCGATCATGTCGTCGGTGTCCGACACCTTCGGCGTGTTCGAGATGCCGTACATCGTGAAGAGCCGCGACCACATGCGGAAGATCCGCGACGACGCGGGCGACCTGTTCCGCGACGCCGCGCGCAAGCAGGGCTACGAGATCATCGGGTTCTGGGAGAACGGCTTCCGCAACGTCACCAACAACATCCGCCCGGTGAACGTGCCGTCGGACCTCGAGGGCATCAAGCTGCGCACCCCGAAGGGCCAGTGGCGGGTGAAGATGTTCCAGGCGTACGGCGCCAACCCGACGCCGATGGCCTTCTCCGAGGTGTTCACCGCCCTCAAGACCGGCGTCATCGACGGTCAGGAGAACCCGCTGATCCAGATCTGGGCCGGCAAGTTCCAGGAGGTGCAGAAGTACCTCTCCATGACGGGCCACGTCTATTCGCCGGCCTACCTCGCGACCTCCTCGCGCAACTGGAAGAAGTGGGATGACGACCTCAAGGCGGTCATCTCCGACTGCGCGCTGAAGGCCAGCGACTTCGCCTACGAGCACGGCGCGAAGGTCGACGCCGAATTCATCGCCAAGTTCGAGGAGGCCGGCGTCGAGGTCAACGAGGCCGACAAGCAGGCCTTCATCGACGCCTCGGGCCCGATCTACGAGGAGTTCGGCCAGCAGGTCGAAGGCGGCGCGGATCTCATCAAGAAGATCCAGTCGCTCGACAGCGGCGCGTCCTGA
- a CDS encoding CaiB/BaiF CoA transferase family protein, with translation MTERTGPLTGMRVIELAHIMAGPVCGLMLADMGADVVKVEKPNGDDTRRTVPPEVNGESAAFMIMNRNKRGIALDLKSDEGKAVLRRLLADADVVIENYRQGTMEKLGLGFEDLRKENPGLIYCAVSGFGRTGPYAARGGFDLVAQGMSGLMAITGEGPGRPPVKVGAPVSDITAGILAALGCASAYAHKLATGQGQMVDTSLLEAAITHTYWQSAIAFATGVSPGPMGSAHPLNAPYQAFPTADGWINIGAANQSNWERLTKALGAPELAGDPRFANGHARMDNRETLVATLEPLFRKRTTEEWLAAMEAAGVPAGPVLSIMEMHEDPHVLAREMVVPLTHPTAGPTKAIGLPIKFSDTPGKVARPSPRLGEHTREVLAEAGYDADTMERIIASGAGIVADA, from the coding sequence ATGACCGAACGCACCGGCCCGCTGACGGGCATGCGGGTCATCGAGCTCGCGCACATCATGGCCGGCCCCGTCTGCGGGCTGATGCTCGCGGACATGGGCGCGGACGTCGTCAAGGTGGAGAAGCCGAACGGCGACGACACCCGGCGCACCGTCCCGCCCGAGGTGAATGGCGAGAGCGCCGCCTTCATGATCATGAACCGCAACAAGCGCGGCATCGCTCTCGACCTCAAGTCGGACGAGGGCAAGGCCGTGCTGCGGCGCCTCCTCGCCGACGCGGACGTCGTCATCGAGAACTACCGCCAGGGCACGATGGAGAAGCTCGGCCTCGGCTTCGAGGACCTGCGCAAGGAGAACCCGGGCCTCATCTACTGCGCCGTGTCCGGCTTCGGCCGCACCGGCCCCTATGCGGCGCGCGGCGGCTTCGACCTCGTCGCGCAGGGCATGTCCGGCCTCATGGCGATCACCGGCGAGGGGCCCGGCCGCCCGCCCGTGAAGGTCGGCGCGCCGGTGTCGGACATCACCGCCGGCATCCTCGCCGCGCTCGGCTGCGCCTCTGCGTACGCCCACAAGCTGGCGACCGGACAGGGCCAGATGGTCGACACCTCGCTCCTGGAAGCGGCGATCACCCACACCTACTGGCAGTCCGCGATCGCCTTCGCGACCGGCGTGTCGCCCGGCCCTATGGGCTCGGCCCACCCGCTCAACGCGCCCTATCAGGCGTTCCCGACCGCCGACGGCTGGATCAACATCGGCGCCGCCAACCAGAGCAACTGGGAGCGGCTGACCAAGGCCCTCGGCGCGCCCGAACTCGCCGGCGACCCGCGCTTCGCCAACGGCCACGCCCGCATGGACAACCGCGAGACCCTCGTCGCGACCCTGGAGCCGCTGTTCCGGAAGCGCACCACCGAGGAGTGGCTGGCCGCCATGGAGGCCGCCGGCGTCCCCGCCGGCCCGGTCCTATCGATCATGGAGATGCACGAGGATCCCCACGTCCTCGCGCGCGAGATGGTCGTGCCGCTGACGCACCCGACCGCCGGCCCGACGAAGGCGATCGGCCTGCCGATCAAGTTCTCCGACACGCCCGGCAAGGTCGCCCGGCCCTCGCCCCGCCTCGGCGAGCACACGCGCGAGGTCCTCGCCGAGGCCGGCTACGACGCGGACACCATGGAAAGGATCATCGCCTCTGGCGCCGGCATCGTCGCCGATGCCTGA
- a CDS encoding enoyl-CoA hydratase/isomerase family protein encodes MTDAPQTHAATTDDLIYEVEDGIATLTLNRPQARNAFTFAMYDGMATICREMPTDGSIRALVITGAGEKAFAAGTDMSQFRAFDKDQDALDYEKRVGAVYDALEKCPVPTIAAISGACTGGGAGTAACCDIRICTENLKFGFPIARTLGNTLSMENYARVKDLIGVARAKEIIFTSRLVGAQEALAAGLVTEVLPDHAALMARAKELALHIAGHAPLTLRACKEAFRRLRVDGPDAEGDDLVIMTFMSEDFREGLDAFFNKRKPEFKGK; translated from the coding sequence ATGACCGACGCTCCCCAGACCCACGCCGCGACGACCGACGATCTGATCTACGAGGTCGAGGACGGCATCGCGACCCTCACCCTCAACCGCCCGCAGGCGCGCAACGCCTTCACCTTCGCCATGTACGACGGCATGGCGACCATCTGCCGGGAGATGCCGACCGACGGCTCGATCCGCGCCCTCGTCATCACCGGCGCCGGCGAGAAGGCGTTCGCCGCCGGCACCGACATGAGCCAGTTCCGCGCCTTCGACAAGGACCAGGACGCGCTCGACTACGAGAAGCGCGTCGGCGCCGTGTACGACGCGCTGGAGAAGTGCCCGGTGCCGACCATCGCGGCGATCTCCGGCGCCTGCACCGGCGGCGGCGCCGGGACCGCGGCGTGCTGCGACATCCGCATCTGCACCGAGAACCTGAAGTTCGGCTTCCCCATCGCCCGCACCCTCGGCAACACGCTGTCGATGGAGAACTACGCCCGGGTGAAGGACCTCATCGGCGTCGCCAGGGCGAAGGAGATCATCTTCACCTCCCGCCTCGTCGGCGCGCAGGAGGCGCTGGCGGCCGGGCTCGTGACCGAGGTGCTCCCCGACCACGCGGCGCTGATGGCCCGCGCCAAGGAGCTGGCGCTGCACATCGCCGGCCACGCCCCGCTCACCCTGCGGGCCTGCAAGGAGGCCTTCCGGCGCCTGCGCGTCGACGGGCCGGACGCCGAGGGCGACGACCTCGTCATCATGACCTTCATGAGCGAGGACTTCCGCGAGGGCCTCGACGCGTTCTTCAACAAGAGAAAACCGGAGTTCAAAGGCAAATGA
- a CDS encoding FAD-binding and (Fe-S)-binding domain-containing protein — protein MSDLLRPGLRHRLERELRGTAHHDAFTRGRYSTDASIYQVMPAAVVIAKTMDDIAVTLDAAREEGLSVTARGGGSSQCGQTVNSGVIVDFSRHLNRILEIDVEGRRAVVEPGIVLDELNRQLKPHGLWYPVDVSTASRATIGGMAANNSCGARSLRYGIMRDNVVSIDALMADGCARHFGHVERGSNDTLANDLVALGAREADEIAARFPSVSRRVGGYNIDALVPSPDPINLAHLLVGSEGTLAISTAVEIKLWPLPPARKALMACHFPTFRSAMEAAQHLVATGPTSVELVDATMIGLGREIAMFARTLDRFVKGEPEALLLVEFAEEDWDWSARKVASVHDVMADLGFGFGKGGVHEGGAVEILDPKLQAAIAEFRQAGLNIMMSMKDARKPVSFVEDCAVPLADLADYTERLTEVFERHGTKGTWYAHASVGCLHVRPVLNMKLDKDAKTMRAIAEEAFAMVREYKGSHSGEHGDGIVRSEFHEPMYGSRIVRAFEEVKDRFDPEARLNPNRVVHPPKMDDRTLMRYPPHYGAVALTPALDWSAWPGALGGFQGAVEMCNNNGACRKTVGGAMCPSYRVTRDERDVTRGRANTLRLALSGQLGADALTSEEMAETLSLCVSCKACKRECPTGVDMAKMKIEVTAARVKAHGLSLKDRLIAYLPRYAPKASRAGGLLALRDLPGIASLSEKLTGFAAGRSLPRFARDPFRDEEAARPGDGASPGVVLLADTFNRWFEPENLRAAVSVLSASGVPVHALAGEGRPLCCGRTYLAAGLVDEARAEARRMVEALAPHMAAGRPVIGLEPSCLFTLRDEFLSLLPGDATARIAENAFLFEEWYVAAAGRGEIVPPFEARPTKAYIHGHCHQKAFGAFSASQEALRLVPELQVEPIESSCCGMAGAFGYDAKTAEVSRQMGELSLLPAVRKAEAEAIIVADGTSCRHQIHDGAAREAIHVARVLEAALPRSPR, from the coding sequence TTGTCGGATTTGTTACGTCCCGGCCTGCGCCATAGGCTCGAGCGCGAGCTGAGGGGCACGGCCCACCACGACGCATTCACCCGGGGCCGCTATTCGACGGACGCCTCGATCTACCAGGTGATGCCCGCCGCCGTGGTGATCGCGAAGACGATGGACGACATCGCCGTGACGCTCGACGCGGCGCGGGAGGAGGGGCTTTCGGTCACCGCGCGCGGCGGCGGCTCCTCGCAGTGCGGTCAGACTGTGAATTCCGGCGTCATCGTCGACTTCTCGCGCCACCTGAACCGGATTCTGGAGATCGACGTCGAAGGACGGCGCGCGGTCGTCGAGCCGGGAATCGTGCTCGACGAGCTGAACCGCCAGCTGAAGCCGCACGGCCTCTGGTACCCGGTGGACGTCTCGACCGCGTCGCGCGCCACCATCGGCGGCATGGCCGCCAACAACTCCTGCGGCGCCCGCTCGCTGCGCTACGGGATCATGCGCGACAACGTCGTCAGCATCGACGCGCTGATGGCGGACGGCTGCGCGCGCCACTTCGGCCACGTCGAGCGCGGCTCCAACGACACGCTGGCCAACGACCTCGTGGCGCTCGGCGCGCGGGAGGCGGACGAGATCGCCGCGCGCTTCCCGTCCGTGTCGCGCCGGGTCGGCGGCTACAACATCGACGCGCTGGTGCCGAGTCCGGACCCGATCAACCTCGCGCACCTCCTCGTCGGCTCGGAGGGGACGCTCGCGATCTCCACCGCCGTCGAGATCAAGCTCTGGCCGCTGCCTCCGGCGCGCAAGGCGCTGATGGCCTGTCATTTCCCCACTTTCCGCTCGGCGATGGAGGCGGCGCAGCACCTCGTCGCCACCGGGCCGACCTCGGTGGAGCTGGTGGACGCCACGATGATCGGCCTCGGCCGCGAAATCGCGATGTTCGCCAGGACGCTGGACCGGTTCGTGAAGGGCGAGCCGGAGGCGCTCCTCCTGGTGGAATTCGCCGAGGAGGACTGGGACTGGTCCGCCCGCAAGGTCGCCTCGGTGCACGACGTGATGGCGGACCTCGGGTTCGGCTTCGGCAAGGGCGGGGTCCACGAAGGCGGCGCCGTCGAGATTCTCGACCCCAAGCTCCAGGCGGCGATCGCCGAGTTCCGGCAGGCCGGCCTCAACATCATGATGAGCATGAAGGATGCCCGCAAACCGGTGTCCTTCGTGGAGGACTGCGCCGTCCCGCTCGCGGACCTCGCCGACTATACCGAGCGGCTGACCGAGGTGTTCGAGCGGCACGGCACGAAGGGGACGTGGTACGCGCACGCCTCCGTCGGCTGCCTCCACGTGCGCCCGGTTCTCAACATGAAGCTCGACAAGGACGCGAAGACGATGCGCGCCATCGCCGAGGAGGCGTTCGCGATGGTGCGCGAGTACAAGGGCTCGCACTCCGGCGAGCACGGCGACGGCATCGTCCGCTCCGAGTTTCACGAGCCGATGTACGGGTCGCGAATCGTTCGCGCCTTCGAGGAGGTGAAGGACCGATTCGACCCCGAGGCGCGGCTCAACCCGAACCGCGTCGTCCACCCGCCGAAGATGGATGACCGCACCCTGATGCGCTACCCGCCGCACTATGGCGCGGTGGCGTTGACGCCGGCGCTCGACTGGTCCGCCTGGCCCGGCGCGCTGGGCGGTTTCCAGGGCGCCGTGGAGATGTGCAACAACAACGGCGCCTGCCGGAAGACCGTCGGCGGCGCGATGTGCCCCAGCTACCGCGTCACCCGCGACGAGCGGGACGTGACGCGGGGGCGCGCCAACACGCTGCGCCTCGCCCTGTCCGGGCAGCTCGGTGCGGACGCGCTGACGTCGGAGGAGATGGCCGAGACGCTGTCGCTGTGCGTCTCCTGCAAGGCGTGCAAGCGCGAGTGCCCGACCGGCGTCGACATGGCGAAGATGAAGATCGAGGTGACGGCGGCGCGGGTGAAGGCGCACGGCCTCTCCCTGAAGGACCGCCTGATCGCCTACCTGCCGCGCTACGCGCCCAAGGCGTCGCGTGCCGGCGGGCTCCTCGCGCTGCGCGACCTGCCGGGAATCGCAAGCCTCTCGGAGAAGCTGACCGGCTTCGCCGCCGGGCGCTCGCTGCCCCGCTTCGCGCGGGACCCGTTCCGCGACGAGGAGGCGGCGCGGCCGGGCGACGGGGCGAGCCCCGGCGTCGTGCTCCTCGCCGACACGTTCAACCGCTGGTTCGAGCCGGAGAACCTGCGCGCGGCCGTCAGCGTGCTGTCGGCGAGCGGGGTGCCGGTGCATGCCCTCGCCGGGGAGGGACGGCCGCTGTGCTGCGGGCGCACCTATCTCGCCGCGGGGCTCGTCGACGAGGCGCGGGCCGAGGCGCGGCGCATGGTCGAGGCGCTGGCACCGCACATGGCGGCCGGCCGCCCGGTGATCGGGCTGGAGCCGTCGTGCCTCTTCACCCTTCGCGACGAATTCCTGTCGCTGCTGCCGGGCGACGCGACCGCGAGGATCGCCGAGAACGCGTTCCTGTTCGAGGAGTGGTACGTGGCGGCCGCCGGGCGGGGCGAGATCGTCCCGCCGTTCGAGGCGCGGCCGACGAAGGCCTACATCCACGGCCACTGCCACCAGAAGGCGTTTGGCGCCTTCTCCGCCTCGCAGGAGGCGCTGCGGCTGGTGCCGGAGCTTCAGGTGGAGCCGATCGAATCGAGCTGCTGCGGCATGGCCGGCGCGTTCGGCTACGACGCGAAGACGGCCGAGGTATCGCGCCAGATGGGCGAGCTCTCGCTGCTGCCGGCTGTGCGAAAGGCGGAGGCCGAGGCGATCATCGTTGCGGACGGCACGTCCTGCCGCCATCAGATCCATGACGGCGCCGCGCGAGAGGCGATCCATGTGGCGCGCGTTCTGGAGGCGGCTCTGCCCCGAAGCCCGCGTTGA
- a CDS encoding pyridoxal-phosphate-dependent aminotransferase family protein: MPGRHFLQIPGPTNVPDRVLRAMDMPTIDHRGPEFKTLAESVLTRIREVFGTTNPVVIYPASGTGAWEAALVNTMSPGDRVLMYETGHFATLWKRLAERLGLTPEFLTGDWRSGVDAAAIEARLTEDKGHEIKAVCVVHNETSTGCTSRIDEVRAAIDRADHPALLLVDTISSLGSIEYKHDEWGVDVTVGGSQKGLMLPPGLSFNAVSNKAIEASKSARLPRSFWSWDEMLEANEKSVFPFTPATNLLYGLDEALTMLSEEGLDNVYARHARHSEATRAAVTHWGGNGSVEVLCENPRHHSGSLTAVLLPEGYNADDYRKVVLENFNMSLGNGLSKLTGRVFRIGHLGDFNDLMLMGTLSGVEMGFELAGIPYRKGGAQAAMEVLATAAKATD; this comes from the coding sequence ATGCCGGGCCGGCATTTTCTGCAAATTCCGGGGCCTACGAATGTCCCGGACCGCGTCCTGCGGGCGATGGACATGCCGACCATCGACCACCGCGGGCCGGAGTTCAAAACGCTTGCCGAGAGCGTCCTGACACGCATTCGTGAGGTCTTCGGGACCACCAATCCCGTCGTCATCTACCCCGCGTCGGGCACCGGCGCGTGGGAAGCGGCGCTCGTCAACACGATGTCGCCGGGCGACCGCGTCCTCATGTACGAGACCGGCCACTTCGCGACGCTCTGGAAGCGCCTTGCCGAGCGGCTGGGCCTGACGCCGGAGTTCCTCACCGGCGACTGGCGCTCGGGCGTCGACGCGGCGGCCATCGAGGCGCGGCTGACCGAGGACAAGGGCCACGAGATCAAGGCGGTCTGCGTTGTCCACAACGAAACGTCGACCGGCTGCACCTCGCGCATCGACGAGGTCCGCGCCGCCATCGACAGGGCCGACCACCCCGCGCTCCTGCTGGTCGACACCATCTCGTCGCTCGGCTCGATCGAGTACAAGCACGACGAATGGGGCGTCGACGTCACGGTCGGCGGCTCGCAGAAGGGGCTGATGCTGCCACCGGGCCTCTCCTTCAACGCCGTCTCGAACAAGGCGATCGAGGCGTCCAAATCGGCGAGGCTCCCCCGCTCGTTCTGGTCGTGGGACGAGATGCTCGAGGCGAACGAGAAGAGCGTCTTCCCGTTCACGCCGGCGACCAACCTCCTCTACGGCCTCGACGAGGCGCTGACGATGCTGTCCGAGGAAGGGCTCGACAACGTCTACGCCCGCCACGCCCGCCACTCCGAGGCGACGCGGGCGGCCGTGACCCACTGGGGCGGCAACGGCAGCGTCGAGGTGCTGTGCGAGAACCCGCGCCACCACTCCGGCTCCCTCACCGCCGTCCTGCTGCCGGAAGGCTACAACGCGGACGACTACCGCAAGGTGGTGCTGGAGAACTTCAACATGAGCCTCGGCAACGGCCTGTCGAAGCTCACCGGCCGCGTATTCCGCATCGGTCACCTGGGGGACTTCAACGACCTGATGCTGATGGGAACGCTCTCGGGCGTGGAGATGGGCTTCGAGCTCGCGGGCATCCCGTACCGCAAGGGCGGGGCGCAGGCCGCCATGGAGGTGCTCGCCACCGCCGCCAAAGCGACGGACTGA
- a CDS encoding TRAP transporter large permease, translating into MIVLLMFAALVAMVCINVPIAIALSLAAVLGIAVTDGIESLVTVGIDMYSGAKSFSLIAIPMFVLAGAIMNSTGITRRIIAFVSALIGFVRGGLAMVNIGVSLFFAEISGSAVADVAALGSVLIPEMKKRGYSAPLAAAVTSSSASLAIIIPPSIPMILYGVSAGASIQELFVAGIVPGLLGAAGLMGVAWGFAKRYNLPREEAFQFKRLRETFVDALPAFMLPVIILGGIFGGFVTATEGAGLAVVASIAIGLFYREINWRQLKTAMLEGGMQTAVVMLLVAASVLMGGYLTSARIPQEIAEGMLNLTSNKYVILLILNVFFLVIGFFLHSAAAIILVIPIIVPLIHQAGIDPVHFGLVVTLNLAIGQQTPPVASVLITSCSIAKANIWEVSKVNIYFVAVLLTVLLLCTYVPAVPMFLVDLFYR; encoded by the coding sequence ATGATCGTCCTTCTGATGTTTGCCGCACTGGTGGCGATGGTCTGCATCAACGTGCCCATCGCCATCGCCCTGTCGCTCGCCGCGGTCCTCGGCATCGCGGTGACGGACGGCATCGAGTCGCTCGTCACCGTCGGCATCGACATGTACTCCGGCGCCAAGTCCTTCTCGCTCATCGCCATCCCGATGTTCGTGCTGGCGGGCGCCATCATGAACTCCACCGGGATCACGCGGCGCATCATCGCCTTCGTCTCGGCCCTCATCGGCTTCGTCCGCGGCGGCCTCGCGATGGTCAATATCGGCGTGTCGCTCTTCTTCGCGGAGATCTCCGGCTCGGCCGTGGCGGATGTCGCCGCGCTCGGCTCGGTCCTGATCCCGGAAATGAAGAAGCGCGGCTACAGCGCCCCGCTGGCGGCGGCGGTGACGTCCTCGTCCGCCTCGCTCGCGATCATCATCCCGCCGTCGATCCCGATGATCCTCTACGGCGTCTCCGCCGGCGCCTCGATCCAGGAGCTGTTCGTCGCCGGAATCGTGCCGGGCCTCCTCGGGGCGGCCGGCCTGATGGGCGTCGCATGGGGCTTTGCCAAGCGCTACAATCTCCCGCGCGAGGAGGCCTTCCAGTTCAAACGTCTGCGCGAGACGTTCGTCGACGCGCTGCCGGCCTTCATGCTCCCGGTGATCATCCTCGGCGGCATCTTCGGCGGCTTCGTCACCGCGACGGAGGGTGCCGGGCTTGCCGTCGTCGCGTCGATCGCGATCGGCCTCTTCTACCGCGAGATCAACTGGCGGCAGCTCAAGACCGCCATGCTGGAAGGCGGGATGCAGACCGCGGTGGTGATGCTGCTGGTGGCAGCGTCCGTCCTGATGGGCGGCTACCTCACCAGCGCCCGCATCCCGCAGGAGATCGCCGAGGGGATGCTGAACCTGACGTCCAACAAGTACGTCATTCTCCTCATCCTCAACGTCTTCTTCCTGGTCATCGGCTTCTTCCTGCACTCGGCCGCCGCGATCATCCTCGTCATCCCCATCATTGTGCCGCTCATCCATCAGGCGGGGATCGACCCGGTCCACTTCGGCCTCGTGGTGACGCTCAACCTCGCGATCGGCCAGCAGACGCCGCCCGTGGCCTCGGTGCTCATCACCTCGTGCTCCATCGCCAAGGCCAACATCTGGGAGGTGTCGAAGGTCAACATCTACTTCGTCGCGGTCCTGCTCACGGTCCTGCTGTTGTGCACGTACGTGCCTGCGGTACCGATGTTCCTCGTCGACCTCTTCTACAGGTAA
- a CDS encoding 2-keto-4-pentenoate hydratase, translating into MPTPLAERFAATLIEAHRTNSRAPASAAAEFSASATGADVTDVQALVADELGPVTAWKTAPGADKPMIAPILGRRVKPSGATFGTDEIGACGIELEIAFRLDAPLPPLDAPDFAARLREVVTPIVTIEVVDGRVEDFVDAPAPAKLADNQNNGGLVLGGTGTIVGTSPAVRLAFDGKVVVEGPATPPGGDAWAALERFVLHVGSLCGGFQVGQVLTTGSLTGMPFIEPGTRVEGEVEGLGSVTLDYAAR; encoded by the coding sequence GTGCCGACCCCTCTTGCCGAGCGCTTTGCCGCCACGCTCATCGAAGCGCATCGCACCAACAGCCGTGCCCCCGCCTCCGCCGCCGCCGAATTCTCCGCCAGCGCGACCGGTGCGGACGTGACGGACGTGCAGGCGCTTGTCGCCGACGAGCTCGGCCCCGTGACCGCGTGGAAGACCGCGCCGGGGGCCGACAAGCCGATGATCGCGCCGATCCTCGGGCGCCGCGTGAAGCCCTCCGGGGCGACGTTCGGGACCGATGAGATCGGGGCATGCGGCATCGAGCTCGAGATCGCGTTCCGGCTCGACGCGCCGCTCCCGCCGCTCGACGCGCCCGACTTCGCCGCGCGGCTGCGGGAGGTCGTGACGCCGATCGTCACCATCGAGGTGGTGGACGGGCGCGTGGAGGACTTCGTCGACGCGCCGGCGCCGGCCAAGCTGGCGGACAACCAGAACAACGGCGGCCTCGTCCTCGGCGGGACCGGGACGATCGTCGGGACGTCGCCGGCGGTGCGGCTCGCCTTCGACGGCAAGGTCGTGGTGGAGGGACCGGCGACGCCGCCGGGCGGCGATGCCTGGGCGGCGCTGGAGCGCTTCGTGCTGCACGTCGGCTCGCTCTGCGGCGGCTTCCAGGTCGGCCAGGTGCTGACGACCGGCTCGCTCACCGGGATGCCGTTCATCGAGCCTGGCACGCGGGTCGAGGGCGAGGTGGAGGGCCTCGGCTCCGTCACGCTCGACTACGCCGCCCGGTAG
- a CDS encoding TRAP transporter small permease, giving the protein MARLLGEILTWVVLGLMVALTCVVVVAVIFRYSGASLSWYDEIAGVLLAWITYYGAALAALHRSHIGFDDVLLALPHKARAVAVIVAEGLVLFFFGLMAWAGLEVLDILQGETLVALDWVPVSITQSVIPIGAILFIIAELLSLPFYWFDVMHGKSSEHAVMAHGETPTHGPSAAENSR; this is encoded by the coding sequence ATGGCCCGGCTCTTGGGCGAAATTCTGACCTGGGTGGTCCTCGGCCTGATGGTCGCACTCACCTGTGTGGTCGTCGTTGCCGTGATCTTCCGCTACTCCGGCGCATCTCTGTCCTGGTACGATGAGATCGCCGGCGTGCTCCTCGCCTGGATCACCTACTATGGTGCGGCGCTCGCCGCGCTCCACCGCAGTCACATCGGTTTCGACGACGTCCTTCTGGCACTGCCTCACAAGGCGCGTGCCGTCGCCGTCATCGTCGCCGAGGGGCTCGTCCTCTTCTTCTTCGGCCTCATGGCATGGGCCGGGCTCGAGGTGCTGGACATCCTTCAGGGCGAGACGCTCGTCGCGCTCGACTGGGTGCCGGTCTCGATCACGCAATCGGTGATCCCGATCGGCGCGATCCTCTTCATCATCGCCGAGCTCCTGTCGCTCCCCTTCTACTGGTTCGACGTGATGCACGGGAAGTCCTCGGAGCACGCCGTGATGGCCCACGGCGAAACCCCCACTCACGGCCCGAGCGCGGCGGAGAACAGCCGATGA